A genomic region of Ictidomys tridecemlineatus isolate mIctTri1 chromosome 10, mIctTri1.hap1, whole genome shotgun sequence contains the following coding sequences:
- the Tmem204 gene encoding transmembrane protein 204, which produces MAIQKLVATAVLVALVSLILNNAAAFTPNWVYQTLEDGRKRSVGLWKSCWLVDKGRGGSSPGARAGQEDAQDCEALGWGSETAGFQESRGTVKLQFDMMRACNMVATAALAMGQLTFVLGLTGLPLMSPDSQCWEEAMAAAFQLASFVLVIGLVTFYRIGPYTNLSWSCYLNIGACLLATLAAAMLIWNILHRREDCMAPRVIVISRSLTARFRRGLDNDYVESPC; this is translated from the exons ATGGCCATCCAGAAGCTTGTGGCCACAGCTGTGCTGGTGGCCCTCGTCTCCCTCATTCTCAACAATGCAGCAGCCTTTACCCCCAACTGGGTCTACCAGACGCTGGAGGATGGACGCAAGCGCAGCGTGGGGCTGTGGAAGTCCTGTTGGCTGGTGGACAAGGGCCGGGGTGGCTCAAGCCCTGGGGCCAGAGCTGGGCAGGAGGACGCACAGGACTGTGAGGCGCTGGGCTGGGGCTCTGAGACAGCAGGCTTCCAGGAATCTCGAGGAACCGTGAAAT TGCAGTTCGACATGATGCGTGCCTGCAATATGGTGGCCACAGCAGCGCTCGCCATGGGTCAGCTCACCTTCGTCCTGGGGCTTACAGGCTTGCCTCTGATGTCACCTGATTCCCAGTGCTGGGAGGAGGCTATGGCTGCTGCATTCCAGCTGGCAA GCTTCGTGCTGGTCATTGGGTTGGTGACATTCTACAGAATTGGCCCCTACACCAACCTGTCCTGGTCTTGCTACCTAAACATCGGTGCCTGCCTTCTGGCCACATTGGCAGCTGCCATGCTCATCTGGAACATTCTTCACCGAAGGGAGGACTGCATGGCACCCCGGGTGATTGTCATCAGCCGCTCCCTAACAGCACGGTTCCGCCGTGGGCTAGACAATGACTACGTGGAATCTCCATGCTGA